Proteins encoded within one genomic window of Manduca sexta isolate Smith_Timp_Sample1 chromosome 18, JHU_Msex_v1.0, whole genome shotgun sequence:
- the LOC115441613 gene encoding chorion class B protein PC10-like, with protein MAAKILLICASALFVQSAMSNCLGRIGAGLGSYGAGWGYDGLAYDGLAYGAAWPAGRLGCGAIGPIGAIAPAADLAASYGGGLPVATGSPIAPTGLAVASENVYEGPVAVAGNLPFLGTVAVEGVFPTAGAGAVSYGCGDGAIGITAEGPIGAYGPAAIAPAGIAPALGYGGLGLGYGVGYAGRLGGCGCGAIY; from the exons ATGGCAGCTAAGATCCTTCTGATTTGCGCTTCTGCGCTTTTTGTGCAG TCCGCCATGAGCAACTGCCTCGGTCGCATTGGCGCTGGTCTCGGTTCTTACGGCGCCGGCTGGGGCTACGACGGTCTCGCCTACGACGGCCTCGCATACGGCGCCGCCTGGCCCGCCGGCCGTCTCGGCTGCGGAGCCATCGGTCCCATTGGCGCCATCGCCCCCGCTGCCGACCTTGCCGCCTCCTACGGCGGTGGCCTCCCCGTCGCTACCGGCTCCCCCATCGCCCCCACTGGTCTCGCCGTCGCCTCTGAGAACGTGTACGAGGGTCCCGTCGCCGTGGCCGGTAACCTGCCGTTCCTGGGTACCGTCGCTGTGGAGGGTGTGTTCCCGACCGCCGGTGCTGGTGCTGTCTCGTACGGCTGCGGCGACGGTGCCATCGGTATCACCGCTGAGGGTCCCATTGGAGCTTATGGTCCCGCTGCCATCGCCCCCGCCGGTATCGCCCCCGCCCTCGGCTATGGCGGTTTGGGTCTGGGTTACGGAGTCGGCTACGCTGGACGCCTCGGTGGATGCGGCTGCGGTGCTATCTACTGA
- the LOC119189745 gene encoding chorion class CB protein PC404-like, whose product MAAKTILVLCAQAVLLQSVVSQCIGREAVFGMGLPGPYGAGWGYDGLAPFDALGYGAAWGGLGPMGPGLAGIAPATGLAASYGGGLAITSVSPIAPTGLSVTSENAIEGTLAVIGQLPFLGAVATDGAFPSVGAGAVSYGCGDGAIGIVAEAPIAGPAVGPALGYGPGLGPFGYGPAAYNGLAPLGGCGCGAIY is encoded by the exons ATGGCCGCCAAAACCATTCTTGTATTGTGCGCTCAAGCTGTTCTGCTTCAG tccGTTGTAAGTCAATGCATCGGTCGTGAAGCAGTCTTCGGCATGGGACTCCCTGGTCCCTACGGTGCTGGCTGGGGATACGACGGTTTGGCTCCCTTCGATGCTCTTGGTTATGGAGCTGCTTGGGGAGGCCTTGGACCTATGGGACCAGGTCTTGCAGGAATCGCTCCCGCTACTGGACTAGCTGCGTCTTACGGCGGTGGTCTCGCTATCACCAGCGTCTCTCCCATCGCTCCCACCGGTCTCTCCGTGACCTCTGAGAACGCGATCGAGGGCACCCTTGCTGTCATCGGCCAGTTGCCTTTCCTCGGCGCGGTGGCTACTGATGGTGCGTTCCCCTCCGTGGGTGCTGGTGCTGTATCTTACGGCTGCGGAGATGGCGCCATTGGTATTGTTGCCGAGGCCCCCATTGCTGGACCCGCTGTAGGTCCCGCTCTTGGTTACGGCCCAGGTTTGGGACCCTTCGGCTATGGGCCAGCTGCCTATAATGGATTAGCTCCTCTTGGTGGATGCGGATGCGGTGCCATATACTGA
- the LOC119189746 gene encoding chorion class CA protein ERA.1-like, with protein sequence MAYNHSGFIIQSITKMNSFVVLFFCIQACLVQNAFAMCARGIVGPAIAGPAIAPLGVPACGAALAGPALAPFGAPALAAPGLGWAGLAGPAVGTYGGTGIGNVAVAGELPVAGTTAVAGQVPIIGAVGFGGDALAAGAVSIAGRCGCGCGAPYVY encoded by the exons ATGGCGTATAATCATTCTGGATTCATCATTCAGTCCATAACAAAAATGAACAGCTTCGTTGTCCTCTTCTTCTGCATCCAGGCTTGCCTGGTCcag AACGCCTTCGCCATGTGCGCCAGAGGCATCGTGGGCCCGGCCATCGCCGGCCCCGCTATCGCTCCCCTTGGCGTGCCCGCCTGCGGTGCCGCTCTCGCTGGTCCCGCCCTGGCTCCCTTCGGCGCCCCCGCCCTCGCCGCCCCCGGTCTCGGCTGGGCTGGTCTGGCCGGTCCCGCCGTCGGCACCTACGGAGGCACTGGCATCGGTAACGTGGCCGTCGCCGGTGAGCTCCCCGTGGCTGGTACCACCGCTGTCGCCGGACAGGTGCCCATCATCGGCGCCGTCGGTTTCGGAGGCGATGCTCTCGCCGCTGGTGCTGTGTCGATCGCTGGACGTTGCGGTTGCGGCTGCGGCGCTCCCTACGTttactaa